One window of the Bacteroidota bacterium genome contains the following:
- a CDS encoding helix-turn-helix domain-containing protein yields the protein MKDSPHVLKARLTWVKLYQETGNASFVCRRCGISRPTLRKWWTRYQAEGEAGL from the coding sequence ATGAAAGACTCCCCGCACGTCCTTAAGGCCCGCCTCACCTGGGTCAAGCTCTATCAGGAGACCGGCAACGCCTCCTTCGTCTGCCGCCGCTGCGGCATCTCCCGCCCCACGCTCCGCAAGTGGTGGACCCGCTACCAAGCCGAGGGGGAGGCTGGCCTC